The Streptomyces sp. NBC_00344 genome includes a window with the following:
- a CDS encoding MSMEG_1061 family FMN-dependent PPOX-type flavoprotein codes for MTTSRASSAFDSLRLDAVPDREALRRAYELPSDAAVRKQMTELTEQTQRLIGCSSLVLVASADADGNCDVSPRGGPAGFVAVLDARTVAIPDATGNKRLDTLQNVIATGRAGLLFVIPGRTTTLRVNGRAVVSTRPELLTQLTAVGKPPASALVLGIEEVYPHCPKSLLRSAAWKPEQWLPADAQPASAEVTLAQLRMPELTIADIEQAEADSLKYRYE; via the coding sequence ATGACGACATCCCGTGCCAGCAGTGCCTTCGACTCGCTCCGCCTCGACGCCGTGCCGGACCGGGAGGCGCTGCGCCGGGCCTACGAACTACCCAGCGACGCGGCCGTGCGCAAGCAGATGACCGAACTCACCGAGCAGACCCAGCGGTTGATCGGCTGCTCATCGCTGGTCCTGGTCGCCAGCGCGGACGCCGATGGCAACTGCGACGTCTCCCCGCGCGGCGGTCCCGCCGGGTTCGTCGCCGTCCTGGACGCACGGACGGTGGCAATACCGGACGCGACCGGCAACAAGCGGCTGGACACCCTGCAGAACGTCATCGCCACCGGCCGGGCCGGGCTCCTGTTCGTCATCCCCGGGCGGACCACCACCCTGCGGGTGAACGGCCGGGCTGTCGTCTCCACCCGCCCGGAGCTGCTGACGCAACTGACCGCCGTCGGTAAGCCGCCGGCCAGTGCGCTGGTGCTGGGGATCGAGGAGGTCTACCCGCACTGCCCCAAGTCGCTGCTGCGCAGCGCTGCCTGGAAGCCGGAGCAGTGGCTGCCGGCGGACGCCCAGCCGGCCTCGGCCGAGGTGACGCTGGCCCAGCTGCGGATGCCGGAGCTGACGATCGCCGACATCGAGCAGGCGGAGGCGGACTCGCTGAAGTACCGGTACGAGTAA